Genomic window (Moraxella haemolytica):
CTGCCCATCAATCAGTCGCATGAATAGGGTGTCTGGGTAATTATCCGCCACATATTTTTGTAAAAATGCTAAAGTGTCACTACTGATGTCTGGGTCGGTGTCAAAGTGATGGTTAAACACCATGCCAAACAGAGTAAGTCCACGAGAGCGTATCGCTTCAAGGGTCAATAGTGTATGATTGATACTGCCTAAGCGTGCCGATGTTACCACGATGACAGGATAACACTGTGTGGCAATGTAGTCTAGTGTGAGCAGATTATCGGTGATTGGTGCAAGCACACCACCTGCTCCTTCTAGTAGTACGATGTCAAAGTGAGTGTGTAGTTTTTTGGTGGCGTGTGTGATGATGTCGGTATTTAAAGAGCGGTTTTCTAGGCGTGCTGAGAGATGCGGACTGGCGGGCTTGGTCAGGACAATGGGGCAAGTTGTGCCGTCTATGTCAAGCTCGTGCAGTTTTATGCCCATCAGCTTTCGATGAGTTATGATGTCATCAGCAATGTCGCCTGTTACACCTGTTTGGATTAATTTTTGGGTGATGACAGAGTTGCCATGTAACATGAGGTGGCGAGCCAGTATGCCTGTGGCATAGGTTTTACCAATATCTGTATCTATGCCTGTGATGAAGTAGGTGGTCATGATTAACCTTATCTTTGGTGGTTAAAATATTCGTGCAGTAACTTGATGAGATTGGCACATAACATCTTTAAGTCCTCATCGCTTATAATATAAGCAGGCATGAGATAAACGAGTTTGCCAAAGGGTCGCACCCAAATGCCATATTTGGGCAATAGTCGCTGAAAGGTTGGCATATCTATCATCTGCTTCATCTCAATGACTGCAATTGCTCCAAGTACTCGCACATCATAGACCTCCTTCCATGAAATTAGCTGTTGTAGGTGGGTGTTTAGTTTGTTTTGCATTTTCTGTGCTACATAGGCACTGTCGTGCTGCCATACTAGGTCAATGCTGGCAGAAGCAATCGCACAAGCAAGCGGATTGCCCATAAAAGTTGGGCCGTGCATGAGTGCAGGGTAGGGGCTATTGTGTAGAGTGTCGGCGATTTTGGCTGTACTCATTACTGCTCCAAAACTCATATAACCCCCTGTCAATGCTTTACCCAGTGTCATGATATCAGGGCAGATATTAGCGTGGCTGACAGCGAACATCTGTCCGCTTCGTCCAAAGCCTGTGGCAATCTCATCGCAGATGAGTAATACATCGTAATACTGACACAAGGCGTGCAGATGTGCTAGATATTGGGGTGAATAAAACCGCATACCGCCTGCACCTTGCACGATAGGCTCGATGATGAACCCTGCT
Coding sequences:
- the bioA gene encoding adenosylmethionine--8-amino-7-oxononanoate transaminase, which produces MNLYDLTNPDILDQLTTFDRTHLWHPYASLPPSYDNHLISHANGVRLYMADGTSLIDGMSSWWASIHGYNHPILNQAVTEQIGKMSHVMFGGLTHTPAIELGQKLLGITPKNLTKIFYADSGSVAVEVALKMALQYQMARGTPHKNAFGSTHSGYHGDTWHAMSVCDPVNSMHTLYGSQLPVQYFLPAPPMGFDTPLDDDTRLQMDNFFGRYHDKLAGFIIEPIVQGAGGMRFYSPQYLAHLHALCQYYDVLLICDEIATGFGRSGQMFAVSHANICPDIMTLGKALTGGYMSFGAVMSTAKIADTLHNSPYPALMHGPTFMGNPLACAIASASIDLVWQHDSAYVAQKMQNKLNTHLQQLISWKEVYDVRVLGAIAVIEMKQMIDMPTFQRLLPKYGIWVRPFGKLVYLMPAYIISDEDLKMLCANLIKLLHEYFNHQR
- the bioD gene encoding dethiobiotin synthase, which produces MTTYFITGIDTDIGKTYATGILARHLMLHGNSVITQKLIQTGVTGDIADDIITHRKLMGIKLHELDIDGTTCPIVLTKPASPHLSARLENRSLNTDIITHATKKLHTHFDIVLLEGAGGVLAPITDNLLTLDYIATQCYPVIVVTSARLGSINHTLLTLEAIRSRGLTLFGMVFNHHFDTDPDISSDTLAFLQKYVADNYPDTLFMRLIDGQMIGFERVIGK